The genomic segment TACTGCGCCTGCATTGATAAACGGTCCAATAACCACAGCAAACTCCTGTTTTTTAATCATTGATATTGCATGATTATGGCACGTAAGAGTTAAATCCAGTCCATTTTTGGATGATAAAATGCATATTGATTCCCTGTTGCGCCCGAAAATAAAAGGTGCCATGATTGCGCGAATTTTCTCCTCCCTCTCCCTGTATACGGAGCCGCCAATGATGATGCTGTCTGTCGCTGCGCGAACGCTCACCCGTATTGTTGTCATCACCTTCTGTCTCACCGTCCGGTGAGGGTAAATGCACATATGAAAACCATGAAAATTGCCGTCAGCCGCGAGCTGGTGTCCGTTGTATCTACGCATCGGGAAAAGGTGACGCTGGATAACACTGATTTTACCGATGTGGCGGCAGTCGTCATTACAGTCGCTGAAAGTCGCAGCGGTATTCTTGCATTGCTCAAACGCACGGGCTTTCAGCTTCCGGTGTTTATGTTCACGCATGAAACTGAAGATATGCCTGAAGGGGTCATCTCCATTATGGCGGGTAAAGCGCAGGAATTTCTGGAACTGGAGTCTGCCGCCTGTCGTTATGAAGAGAACCTGCTGCCGCCATTTTTTGACACGCTGAGCCAGTATGTGGCGATGGGGAACAGCACCTTTGCCTGCCCCGGCCATCAGCACGGCGCGTTTTTCAAAAAACATCCTGCGGGACGGCAGTTCTATGAGTTCTTCGGTGAGAATGTGTTTCGTGCCGATATGTGCAACGCTGATGTGAAGCTCGGGGATTTATTGATCCACGAAGGTTCAGCCAAGCATGCACAAAAGTTCGCTGCAAAGGTTTTCAACGCCGACAAAACGTATTTCGTGCTCAACGGTACGTCTGCCGCCAATAAGGTGGTAACCAACGCGCTGCTGACCCGTGGCGAGCTGGTGCTGTTCGATCGTAACAACCATAAGTCTAACCATCACGGTGCGCTGATCCAGGCTGGCGCCACGCCCGTTTATCTTGAGGCGGCGCGTAACCCGTTCGGTTTTATTGGCGGCATTGACGAGCACTGCTTTGATGACGCCTGGCTGCGAAACCAGGTCCGCGAAATTGCGCCGGAAAAAGCCGATGCGGCACGCCCGTTCCGTCTGGCGATCATCCAGCTTGGCACGTACGATGGTACGATCTACAACGCCCGTCAGGTGATCGACAAGATCGGCCATCTGTGTGACTATATTCTGTTTGACTCTGCATGGGTGGGTTACGAGCAATTTATTCCGATGATGGCGGGGACGTCGCCTCTGTTGCTGGAACTAAATGAGAACGATCCGGGAATTTTCGTGACCCAATCAGTGCATAAACAACTGGCCGGGTTCTCGCAAACCTCGCAGATCCATAAAAAGGATAACCATCTTCGTGGGCAGGCACGCTTCTGCCCGCATAAGCGTCTCAACAATGCCTTTATGCTGCACGCTTCAACCAGTCCGTTTTATCCGCTTTTTGCGGCGCTTGATGTCAACGCCAGGATCCACGAAGGCGAGAGCGGGCGCAGGCTGTGGGCGGAGTGCGTCGAGCTGGGCATTGAGGCGCGCAAAGCCATTATTGCCAACTGTCATATGATCAAACCCTTTATTCCCCCGGTGGTGGCGGGGCGGCCGTGGCAGGACCATGCGACTCACACCATCGCCAGCGAGCTTCGCTTTTTTAGTTTTGAGCCGGGTGCAAAATGGCACGGGTTTGAAGGGTATGCCCGCGAGCAATATTTTGTCGACCCGTGCAAACTGCTACTGACCACGCCGGGTATTGATGCCCAAACCGGGCACTATACGGAGTTCGGCATTCCGGCGACCATTCTTGCCAACTACCTGCGCGAAAACGGTATTGTGCCGGAGAAGTGCGATCTCAACTCGATCCTGTTCCTGCTCACACCTGCCGAAAGCAGCGAGAAGCTGGCGCAACTGGTGGCTATGCTTGGCCAGTTTGAGCAGCATATTGAAGACGATACGCCGCTTGCGGACGTGCTGCCGACTATTTATCAAAAATATCCGGTGCGTTATCGCGATTACACCCTTCGTCAGCTGTGCCAGGAGATGCACGACCTCTACGTCAGCTTCAATGTTAAAGACCTGCAGAAGGCGATGTTCCGCCAGCAGAGTCTGCCAGAGGTGATGATGAACCCGCAGGATGCCAACCAGGAATATATTCGCGGGAACGTTGAGCTGGTGCGTATTCGTGATGCCGCAGGGCGCATCGCTGCTGAAGGCGCGCTGCCTTACCCGCCAGGCGTGCTGTGCGTGGTGCCAGGTGAGGTCTGGGGCGGGGCGGTGCAGCGCTACTTTCTGGCGCTGGAGGAGGGCATCAACATGCTTCCGGGCTTCTCGCCGGAACTGCAGGGCGTTTACAGCGAGAAAGATGCGGACGGGATTAAGCGGCTGTACGGGTATGTTTTGAAATAACAGCCTCTCACCCTAACCCTCGACCCTATGGGAAGAAGGTGAAGGTGAGGGGATCACACCTCACTGCGCCGGTACATTCTTCGCGGATGGCCAATTTTCCCGTAAAGCATCTCCACGTCCAGAAACCCTGTCTCCACGCAGTGTTCAAGGTAGCGCCGGGTGGTGGTTTTACTCAATCCCGTCTCACCAACGACTTCGTCCACCGAAAAACAGTGCGTCGCGTTGTCATTAAACAGCGTCTGCACCCGCGCCAGCGTATTTTCCTCAATGCCTTTATTGCCGTTGTCCTGGCGGTAGTTTTTTGCCTGCAACTGGTAAAGGGAATCCACGTTTTGCTGGTCGACAATCTTCCACACGCGCTGTTGTTCGGCAAATTGCACGAAGCGTTCCAGCGACTGGCTGAGCCGCTTCCAGGAAACCGGCTTGAGGATATAATCAAACGCGCCGTTGCGGATCGCCTGGCTACAAGTATCCATGTCGCTGGCGGCGGTAATAAAAATCACCGAGCAATTAGCGCGGGTCAGCATCGGGTTACTGATAAGCGTGATGCCCTTTCCGTCCGGCAGGTAGTTATCCAACAGCATCAGCTGCGGCTGTTTGCTTTCAAGCTGAATATGCGCCTCCGCCAGCGACGAGGCGATC from the unidentified bacterial endosymbiont genome contains:
- a CDS encoding ornithine decarboxylase, translated to MKTMKIAVSRELVSVVSTHREKVTLDNTDFTDVAAVVITVAESRSGILALLKRTGFQLPVFMFTHETEDMPEGVISIMAGKAQEFLELESAACRYEENLLPPFFDTLSQYVAMGNSTFACPGHQHGAFFKKHPAGRQFYEFFGENVFRADMCNADVKLGDLLIHEGSAKHAQKFAAKVFNADKTYFVLNGTSAANKVVTNALLTRGELVLFDRNNHKSNHHGALIQAGATPVYLEAARNPFGFIGGIDEHCFDDAWLRNQVREIAPEKADAARPFRLAIIQLGTYDGTIYNARQVIDKIGHLCDYILFDSAWVGYEQFIPMMAGTSPLLLELNENDPGIFVTQSVHKQLAGFSQTSQIHKKDNHLRGQARFCPHKRLNNAFMLHASTSPFYPLFAALDVNARIHEGESGRRLWAECVELGIEARKAIIANCHMIKPFIPPVVAGRPWQDHATHTIASELRFFSFEPGAKWHGFEGYAREQYFVDPCKLLLTTPGIDAQTGHYTEFGIPATILANYLRENGIVPEKCDLNSILFLLTPAESSEKLAQLVAMLGQFEQHIEDDTPLADVLPTIYQKYPVRYRDYTLRQLCQEMHDLYVSFNVKDLQKAMFRQQSLPEVMMNPQDANQEYIRGNVELVRIRDAAGRIAAEGALPYPPGVLCVVPGEVWGGAVQRYFLALEEGINMLPGFSPELQGVYSEKDADGIKRLYGYVLK
- a CDS encoding response regulator; translation: MHHELIDVLIVEDENELAQLHAELIGKHPRLRLIGIASSLAEAHIQLESKQPQLMLLDNYLPDGKGITLISNPMLTRANCSVIFITAASDMDTCSQAIRNGAFDYILKPVSWKRLSQSLERFVQFAEQQRVWKIVDQQNVDSLYQLQAKNYRQDNGNKGIEENTLARVQTLFNDNATHCFSVDEVVGETGLSKTTTRRYLEHCVETGFLDVEMLYGKIGHPRRMYRRSEV